A region of Halalkaliarchaeum desulfuricum DNA encodes the following proteins:
- a CDS encoding MFS transporter, with protein sequence MAKETAEASGPIDAFRQFFALQRDVLVLSLAMFAFSLGFQMTNRFLPEYMVALGATGFVVGLFGTFGNIISALYPYPGGAISDRIGSRYALTVFGLFSTLGFAVWLFAPTIGAFTVAGVTIEPWVWIFVGLLLAQAWKSFGLGATFAVVKQATDPSRLAAGFASTETFRRTAFLVGPVLAAILIDLHPDFTVSFRYVLAVAVVFGVVGTVAQHFLYDASADTIGGSFEGIARIRRDLREMPEELRPLLVGDTLVRFANGMVYVFFVLVVTQILQVGLETTIAVGGFSYDVSLSPAAFFGYLLGVEMLIALLVMAPAAKFAESVGLKPVVAVGFAVYAIFPVVLINTPASAAALVVVFAFSGLRFAGLPSHKALIVGPAESGTGGRVTGTYYLLRNTIVIPSAAIGGALWEFVSPEVAFTIAAAIGVVGTGYFLVYGKEFEAYA encoded by the coding sequence ATGGCGAAGGAGACGGCGGAAGCATCCGGTCCGATCGACGCGTTCCGGCAGTTCTTCGCCCTCCAGCGCGACGTGCTGGTGCTCTCGCTGGCGATGTTCGCGTTCAGCCTCGGGTTCCAGATGACGAACCGGTTCCTCCCGGAGTACATGGTCGCGCTCGGAGCGACCGGGTTCGTCGTGGGACTGTTCGGCACGTTCGGCAACATCATCTCCGCCCTCTATCCGTATCCCGGCGGAGCCATCTCCGATCGCATCGGCTCCCGGTACGCGCTTACCGTCTTCGGGCTCTTTTCGACGCTCGGGTTCGCCGTCTGGCTGTTCGCGCCGACCATCGGGGCGTTCACTGTCGCGGGCGTCACGATCGAGCCGTGGGTCTGGATCTTCGTCGGCCTCCTGCTCGCCCAGGCGTGGAAGTCGTTCGGGCTGGGCGCGACCTTCGCGGTCGTCAAACAGGCGACGGATCCCTCGCGGCTTGCGGCCGGCTTCGCCAGCACCGAAACGTTTCGTCGGACAGCGTTTCTCGTCGGACCGGTGCTCGCAGCGATCCTCATCGATCTCCACCCCGACTTCACGGTGAGCTTCCGGTACGTGCTCGCGGTGGCGGTGGTCTTCGGCGTCGTCGGGACGGTCGCCCAGCATTTCCTGTACGACGCCAGCGCGGACACGATCGGCGGCTCCTTCGAGGGGATCGCGCGCATCCGTCGGGACCTGCGGGAGATGCCCGAGGAACTTCGCCCCCTGCTCGTCGGCGACACGCTCGTTCGATTCGCCAACGGGATGGTGTACGTCTTCTTCGTGCTCGTGGTCACGCAGATCCTCCAGGTCGGCCTTGAGACGACGATCGCTGTCGGCGGGTTCAGCTACGACGTCAGCCTCTCGCCGGCGGCCTTCTTCGGCTACCTGCTCGGCGTGGAGATGTTGATCGCGCTGCTGGTGATGGCCCCCGCCGCGAAATTCGCCGAGTCTGTCGGACTCAAGCCGGTCGTCGCGGTCGGGTTCGCGGTTTACGCGATCTTTCCGGTTGTACTCATAAACACCCCCGCGAGCGCGGCGGCGTTGGTCGTGGTGTTCGCGTTTTCGGGGCTGCGCTTCGCGGGACTCCCCTCGCACAAGGCGCTCATCGTCGGCCCCGCCGAGAGCGGCACAGGCGGTCGGGTCACCGGGACCTATTACCTGCTGCGGAACACGATCGTGATCCCGAGCGCGGCGATCGGCGGCGCCCTCTGGGAGTTCGTGAGCCCGGAGGTCGCGTTCACGATCGCCGCCGCGATCGGCGTCGTCGGCACGGGCTACTTCCTGGTGTACGGAAAAGAGTTCGAGGCGTACGCGTGA
- a CDS encoding cation:proton antiporter, with protein sequence MTELLTVISIVFIIAGPFLLLANYLRLPTAPALIVAGLAAGGFIDPQLKLEMARLGIALLVFTFAVRIQTTDLQTAIGDSEVVALAQLAIVGPVGFGAGLLLGLGPGQAIFLGIATAISSSIAGSTLFLPGTLELVHDRLSESIHSIQDFTALILLLIVSGGAFALDPIANQFGYGVMLLLLAIAINRYLYDLLVRFSGGVDESLLIGTIALLLLFLGAAEFVGLSIVVGAFAAGVAVPHEGVEYSGVLNGLEPINNFFAGIFFITVGALVTLPTWEVIVTTLVLVGVVGIIKPAVTIALLIYKGYERRTATLTGFNLDQIGEFALIIAIEGLFLGLLASSVFDAIILAAAITLLTSSFTRQYDEEIYHLLANNGLLGRHGRTVERWSNVPEDLTDHIVIVGYGRHGRRLVETCEEHDRSYVVIESNPALIDDLQENCRAHVFGDVVEPKTLEKARLTEADLVISTADSRPVNEHVVSYSNRVDVIVRSKDRASARELLDSGAFYVSVSDLLAADRLEERFEGLIEGNYDREMLRQEALDSIDEYSGAPYRAADERVSV encoded by the coding sequence ATGACTGAACTACTGACCGTCATTTCGATCGTCTTTATCATCGCCGGCCCGTTCCTCCTTCTGGCCAACTACCTCCGGCTGCCGACTGCGCCCGCACTGATCGTCGCCGGGCTGGCCGCCGGGGGGTTCATCGATCCGCAGCTCAAACTCGAGATGGCGCGGCTGGGGATCGCGCTCCTCGTGTTCACCTTCGCCGTTCGCATCCAGACGACCGACCTCCAGACTGCGATCGGCGACAGCGAGGTCGTCGCGCTCGCACAACTGGCGATCGTCGGGCCGGTAGGGTTCGGTGCCGGATTGCTTCTCGGTCTCGGTCCCGGACAGGCGATCTTCCTGGGGATCGCGACAGCGATCTCGTCATCCATAGCCGGGTCCACATTGTTCTTGCCCGGAACTCTGGAGTTAGTTCATGATCGGCTCTCTGAATCCATCCACTCGATACAGGACTTCACCGCACTGATCCTCTTGCTGATCGTGAGTGGAGGCGCGTTCGCCCTGGACCCGATCGCGAACCAGTTCGGCTACGGTGTCATGTTGTTGTTGCTCGCGATTGCGATAAACCGCTACCTGTATGACCTGCTCGTTCGGTTCTCCGGGGGCGTCGACGAGTCGCTGCTCATCGGAACGATCGCCCTGTTGCTTTTGTTCCTCGGAGCAGCCGAATTCGTGGGGCTCTCGATCGTCGTCGGCGCGTTCGCGGCCGGCGTCGCAGTCCCCCACGAGGGCGTGGAGTACTCCGGCGTACTCAACGGCCTCGAACCGATAAACAACTTCTTCGCCGGGATCTTCTTCATCACGGTCGGTGCGCTGGTGACCCTGCCGACGTGGGAGGTGATCGTGACGACGCTGGTTCTCGTCGGCGTGGTCGGAATCATCAAACCCGCGGTGACGATAGCCCTGCTGATATACAAGGGGTACGAGCGGCGAACGGCGACGCTTACGGGATTCAACCTCGATCAGATCGGCGAGTTCGCCCTCATCATCGCGATCGAAGGCCTCTTTCTGGGCCTGCTCGCCTCGTCGGTCTTCGATGCGATCATTCTCGCCGCCGCGATCACGTTGCTCACCTCCAGTTTCACCCGCCAGTACGACGAGGAGATCTACCATCTGCTCGCCAATAACGGACTGCTGGGCCGCCATGGAAGAACCGTCGAACGGTGGAGCAACGTTCCCGAGGACCTCACCGATCACATCGTCATCGTCGGCTACGGACGCCACGGTCGACGGCTCGTGGAAACCTGCGAAGAGCACGATCGATCGTACGTCGTGATCGAGAGCAACCCCGCACTCATCGACGACCTTCAGGAGAACTGTCGGGCCCACGTCTTCGGGGACGTAGTCGAGCCGAAAACCCTCGAAAAGGCCAGGCTGACCGAGGCGGATCTGGTGATCTCGACGGCCGACTCGCGCCCGGTGAACGAGCACGTGGTTTCGTATTCCAATCGGGTCGACGTCATCGTCAGGTCGAAAGACAGAGCCAGCGCCAGGGAGCTTCTCGACAGCGGGGCGTTCTACGTGAGTGTCTCGGACCTGCTCGCTGCCGATCGCCTGGAGGAACGGTTCGAGGGTCTGATCGAAGGGAACTACGACAGGGAGATGTTACGCCAGGAGGCACTGGATTCCATCGATGAGTACAGTGGTGCTCCGTATCGCGCGGCCGACGAACGAGTCAGCGTTTGA
- the mutS gene encoding DNA mismatch repair protein MutS, producing MAKAGIDEESVTGVPPSMAPVAHELTPMLTQYVELCADHEDALVLFQVGDFYEAFCEAAEAVARICEVTLTQREDSTGEYPMAGIPIDNAASYLEPLLEAGYRVAIADQVEDAEEATGLVDRAVTQVITPGTIVDDELLDSGAANYVAAVAGTKPTDGTAESRATDGELVGLAAVDVSTGECLVTDGDRATIAEELQRIAPAELLRSPDAPEFSPDTAGVDWDVNAYDPAAFELDRASDRLGEYVTDPERRFSPAQRRAAGAVLAYAEYTQGDDGPLEYVSRARRYDTRDHLRLDSAALRSLELFENRGSVDGTTLFDSLDRTVSALGRRRLERWLRRPLVDRDRIEARHDAVAELADRPIVREEIRDRLAAAYDLERLVGRISRGRADARDLRSLFATLEIVPELRDALSDGDATDAEGDAPKSDALEKLHDRLDPLADVRELIDEAIAPDPPTEITEGGIVREGYDERLDELRATERDGRAWVADLEARERDRTGIDSLKVGHNQVHGYYIEVTDPNLDRVPDDYRRRQTLKNAERFYTPGLKRREDEILGAAERADSLEYELFTDVRSSVGSEADRIQALASAIAELDALASFSTVAVEREYVRPSVRSDGKIEIEGGRHPVVERTNSEFVPNDATLPRGSIAVITGPNMSGKSTYMRQIALCVVLAQSGSFVPAQRARLPVVDRVFTRVGASDDIAGGESTFMREMAELTEVLHDATPDSLVLLDEVGRGTATTDGQAIARAAVEFVHDELEATTLFATHYHDLTTLADEYERVFNLHFTATREDGDVTFLHRVARGPSSSSYGVEVAEMAGVPDPVVQRAREFLEATDPGEPSRVETADADESGQGEDSPSSKQEVLSTLREVDLARTTPIEALVTLQELQERLDDE from the coding sequence ATGGCGAAAGCGGGGATCGACGAGGAGAGCGTGACTGGAGTGCCGCCGTCGATGGCACCAGTCGCCCACGAGCTGACGCCGATGCTTACTCAGTACGTCGAACTGTGTGCCGACCACGAGGACGCACTCGTCTTGTTTCAGGTCGGCGACTTCTACGAGGCGTTCTGTGAGGCGGCCGAGGCGGTCGCACGGATCTGTGAAGTGACCCTGACGCAACGCGAGGACTCGACCGGCGAATACCCGATGGCCGGGATCCCGATCGACAACGCCGCCTCCTACCTCGAGCCGCTACTGGAGGCAGGCTACAGGGTCGCGATCGCCGACCAGGTGGAGGACGCCGAGGAGGCGACAGGGCTGGTGGATCGCGCCGTCACGCAGGTGATCACCCCCGGGACGATCGTCGACGACGAACTGCTCGACAGTGGCGCAGCGAACTACGTCGCTGCGGTCGCCGGCACGAAGCCGACCGACGGGACCGCAGAGAGCAGAGCCACTGACGGCGAGCTCGTCGGGCTCGCTGCCGTCGACGTCTCCACCGGGGAGTGTCTGGTCACCGACGGCGACCGCGCAACGATCGCCGAAGAACTCCAGCGGATCGCTCCCGCCGAGCTCCTCCGGTCGCCCGACGCCCCAGAATTCTCGCCCGACACGGCAGGCGTCGACTGGGACGTAAATGCGTACGATCCGGCGGCGTTCGAACTCGACCGCGCGAGCGACAGGCTCGGGGAGTACGTCACCGATCCGGAACGCCGGTTTTCGCCGGCACAGCGACGCGCTGCCGGCGCCGTGCTCGCGTACGCCGAGTACACCCAGGGGGACGACGGGCCCCTGGAGTACGTCTCCCGGGCCCGGCGGTACGACACGCGGGATCACCTCCGGCTGGATTCGGCGGCGCTCAGGTCGCTGGAACTGTTCGAAAACCGCGGCAGCGTCGACGGGACCACGCTGTTCGACAGCCTGGATCGAACCGTCTCGGCGCTGGGACGGCGACGTCTCGAGCGCTGGCTCAGACGACCCCTCGTGGACCGGGACCGGATCGAGGCCCGCCACGACGCCGTCGCGGAACTGGCCGACCGGCCGATCGTCCGCGAGGAGATCCGCGACCGCCTCGCGGCGGCGTACGACCTCGAACGTCTCGTCGGCCGGATTTCCAGGGGGCGCGCGGACGCACGCGATCTCCGGTCGCTTTTCGCCACCCTCGAGATCGTGCCCGAACTCCGGGATGCGCTTTCAGACGGCGACGCGACGGACGCGGAAGGCGACGCCCCCAAAAGCGACGCCCTCGAGAAGCTCCACGACCGGCTGGATCCCCTCGCGGACGTCCGCGAACTGATCGACGAGGCGATCGCCCCCGACCCGCCCACGGAGATCACTGAGGGCGGAATCGTCCGCGAGGGGTACGACGAACGGCTCGACGAGCTCCGGGCGACCGAACGCGACGGCCGGGCCTGGGTTGCGGATCTCGAGGCCCGCGAACGGGATCGGACCGGCATCGACTCGCTGAAGGTCGGTCACAACCAGGTCCACGGCTACTACATCGAGGTGACCGATCCGAACCTGGATCGGGTGCCGGACGACTACCGCCGGCGGCAGACGCTGAAGAACGCCGAGCGCTTTTATACCCCGGGGCTGAAGCGGCGCGAAGACGAGATCCTCGGGGCCGCCGAGCGCGCCGACAGCCTCGAATACGAGCTGTTCACCGACGTTCGATCGAGCGTCGGCAGCGAGGCCGACCGGATCCAGGCGCTCGCGTCGGCAATCGCCGAACTCGACGCCCTCGCCTCGTTTTCGACCGTCGCAGTCGAGCGGGAGTACGTTCGGCCCTCGGTTCGATCCGACGGGAAGATCGAGATCGAGGGCGGACGACATCCGGTGGTCGAGCGAACCAACTCGGAGTTCGTTCCCAACGACGCCACGCTTCCCCGGGGGAGCATTGCCGTCATCACCGGTCCGAACATGAGCGGGAAGTCGACGTATATGCGCCAGATCGCGCTGTGTGTGGTGCTCGCGCAGTCGGGGAGCTTCGTTCCCGCCCAGCGGGCACGGCTTCCGGTCGTCGACCGGGTCTTCACCAGGGTGGGCGCGAGCGACGACATCGCGGGCGGGGAGTCGACGTTCATGCGGGAGATGGCCGAGCTGACGGAAGTACTCCACGACGCGACGCCCGACTCGCTCGTCCTGCTGGACGAGGTCGGCCGCGGCACTGCGACGACGGACGGGCAGGCGATCGCCCGTGCCGCCGTCGAATTCGTCCACGATGAGCTGGAAGCGACCACGCTGTTTGCGACACACTACCACGACCTGACGACGCTCGCCGACGAGTACGAGCGGGTGTTCAACCTCCACTTCACGGCGACCCGGGAGGACGGCGACGTGACGTTCCTCCACCGGGTGGCCCGCGGGCCGTCCTCGTCCTCCTACGGCGTCGAGGTCGCCGAGATGGCAGGCGTCCCGGATCCCGTCGTCCAGCGTGCGCGGGAGTTCCTCGAGGCAACCGACCCAGGGGAGCCCTCACGAGTCGAAACCGCTGACGCGGACGAATCCGGCCAGGGGGAAGACTCCCCGAGTTCCAAGCAGGAAGTGCTCTCCACGCTCCGGGAGGTCGACCTGGCCCGGACGACCCCGATAGAGGCGCTGGTCACGCTCCAGGAGCTACAGGAACGGCTCGACGATGAGTGA
- the udk gene encoding uridine kinase — MTIPSFVIGIAGGTGAGKTTVAQLVTENVEDAVTRIPLDNYYEDLSHLDLEERSDVNYDHPSAFEWELLREQLTHLLEGRTVEMPQYDFEIHNRKDERITVEPTDVIVLEGILALYDERINEMLDLRLYVETDADVRILRRIQRDVVERGRDLEGVMRQYLSTVKPMHEQFVEPTKKRADLVVPEGANSVAVNLLEEKIQAEVEGDAVRSWDRETIEKRVSEGFDLDSAQTTE, encoded by the coding sequence ATGACCATTCCGTCGTTCGTGATCGGAATCGCCGGGGGGACGGGGGCTGGAAAGACGACTGTCGCACAGTTGGTTACGGAAAACGTCGAGGACGCCGTCACCAGGATTCCGCTTGACAATTACTACGAGGACCTCTCGCATCTCGATCTGGAGGAACGTTCGGACGTCAACTACGATCACCCGTCAGCCTTCGAATGGGAACTGCTTCGGGAGCAACTGACTCACCTGCTCGAGGGACGAACGGTCGAGATGCCCCAGTACGATTTCGAGATCCACAACCGGAAAGACGAGCGAATCACCGTCGAGCCGACCGACGTCATCGTGCTCGAAGGGATCCTCGCGCTGTACGACGAGCGGATAAACGAGATGCTCGACCTTCGGCTGTACGTCGAAACCGACGCCGACGTTCGGATCCTCCGGCGGATCCAGCGGGACGTCGTCGAACGGGGACGGGATCTCGAAGGCGTGATGCGACAGTATCTCTCGACGGTGAAGCCGATGCACGAGCAGTTCGTCGAGCCGACGAAGAAACGCGCCGACCTCGTCGTTCCCGAGGGGGCAAACAGCGTCGCCGTGAACCTGCTCGAAGAGAAGATACAGGCGGAAGTCGAGGGGGACGCGGTTCGGTCGTGGGATCGCGAGACGATCGAAAAACGGGTTTCGGAAGGGTTCGACCTGGATTCGGCACAGACGACAGAGTAG
- the sufU gene encoding Fe-S cluster assembly sulfur transfer protein SufU has product MGLGSDMYRQQILDHYKNPRNYGELEDSDFSHVGENPSCGDTIRIDVRLEDDGETIDYVAFTGDGCAISMASASMLSDRLQGMTLEELDELDTDTVTEMLGVDISPMRIKCAVLARQVAQDGAKLHRGEVDDLGPTRTED; this is encoded by the coding sequence ATGGGACTGGGCTCGGACATGTATCGCCAGCAGATCCTGGATCACTACAAGAACCCCCGCAACTACGGGGAGTTGGAGGATTCCGACTTCAGCCACGTGGGGGAGAACCCCTCGTGTGGCGATACGATCCGGATCGACGTGCGACTCGAGGACGACGGCGAGACGATCGACTACGTGGCCTTCACCGGCGACGGCTGTGCGATCTCGATGGCGAGTGCGAGCATGCTCTCCGATCGTCTTCAGGGAATGACTCTGGAGGAACTGGACGAACTCGACACGGACACCGTCACCGAGATGCTGGGTGTAGACATCTCCCCGATGCGGATCAAGTGTGCCGTCCTCGCGCGGCAGGTCGCCCAGGACGGCGCCAAACTCCACCGCGGCGAAGTCGACGATCTGGGGCCGACCCGAACCGAAGACTGA
- a CDS encoding MGMT family protein produces MEFDGSLNGSTGVFARQFDRIGRVVQLGLASGRVISVSFPESAPADADTDHPLLDRIGAYLGGERDDFEDVGVALTLATDRRRVLEATRKIPYGETATVSQVVQLSGLNPDEPDDVETVRDALDENPTPLFIPDHRVEAKTATPEDVAETLRGIEGG; encoded by the coding sequence GTGGAATTCGACGGGAGTTTGAACGGATCGACCGGCGTGTTCGCCCGGCAGTTCGACCGCATCGGCCGTGTGGTCCAGCTCGGCCTCGCGAGCGGGCGCGTCATCAGCGTCTCGTTCCCCGAGTCGGCGCCGGCGGACGCCGACACGGACCATCCGCTCCTCGATCGGATCGGGGCGTATCTCGGGGGCGAACGCGATGATTTCGAGGATGTCGGCGTCGCGCTCACGTTGGCGACGGACCGACGACGGGTCCTCGAGGCGACCCGGAAGATCCCGTACGGCGAGACGGCGACCGTGAGCCAGGTGGTCCAGCTGTCGGGGCTAAATCCGGACGAACCTGACGACGTCGAAACTGTCCGGGACGCACTCGATGAAAACCCGACGCCGCTTTTTATCCCGGATCACCGTGTCGAGGCGAAGACGGCGACGCCGGAAGACGTCGCCGAGACGTTGCGCGGGATCGAAGGGGGATGA
- a CDS encoding CBS domain-containing protein, with protein sequence MRDEPTVRDVMHREFLGVSESDALEDAAELLIEENADYLVVLRGHEPVGSLSARNVLAAVLSEESLENDVSAVMEPPVPTVSAEERLADVEELLLGEDAGQLIVTEENEAIGVITERDLLAATTTVREPTHIHEGSDPAVENSICEVCGSLSPELTSVNGQLVCPDCGDGF encoded by the coding sequence ATGAGGGACGAACCGACCGTCAGGGACGTGATGCACCGGGAGTTCCTGGGGGTGAGCGAGTCGGACGCACTCGAGGACGCCGCCGAGCTACTGATCGAGGAGAACGCCGACTATCTCGTTGTCCTGCGGGGTCACGAGCCGGTCGGCTCGCTTTCAGCCCGCAACGTTCTCGCTGCGGTGCTCTCCGAGGAATCGCTGGAAAACGACGTCTCCGCGGTCATGGAGCCACCCGTACCGACCGTGTCGGCCGAAGAGCGCCTCGCGGATGTCGAGGAACTCCTGCTCGGGGAAGACGCGGGACAGCTGATCGTCACCGAGGAGAACGAGGCGATCGGCGTCATCACCGAGCGGGACCTGCTCGCGGCGACGACGACAGTTCGGGAGCCGACACATATCCACGAGGGATCCGATCCGGCGGTCGAAAACAGCATCTGTGAGGTGTGTGGCTCGCTGTCCCCGGAGCTCACGTCCGTGAACGGGCAACTGGTCTGTCCGGACTGTGGCGACGGGTTCTGA
- a CDS encoding ORC1-type DNA replication protein, giving the protein MGDGHDDGMLSWDESVFRDEHVFEIDYVPETFKHRESQLESLKYALRPAVRGSRPLNTMVRGPPGTGKTTAVQKLFGELRAQTEVRTVHVNCQVDSTRYAVFSRLFEAIFDYEPPSSGVSFKKLFRQVAEQLVEEDDVLVVALDDVNYLFYENEASDTLYSLLRAHEAHSGAKIGVILISSDLDLDVVDSLDSRVQSVFRPEEVYFPVYDVDEIYDILHERAKRGFHDGVAGRPELERVAELTAESGDLRVGIDLLKRAGLNAEMRASRTVSTEDIEEAYDKSKYVHLSRSLRGLTDSERTLLAVVADHDGEQAGEVYEAFHERTDLGYTRYSEIVNKLDRLNLIEAEYTDVDGRGRSRSLELQYDADAVLDRLEDV; this is encoded by the coding sequence ATGGGAGACGGCCACGACGATGGGATGCTCTCGTGGGACGAATCGGTGTTTCGCGACGAGCACGTCTTCGAGATCGACTACGTTCCCGAGACGTTCAAACACCGCGAGAGCCAGCTCGAGAGCCTGAAGTACGCGCTTCGCCCGGCCGTCCGTGGCTCGCGACCGCTCAACACGATGGTTCGTGGGCCGCCGGGAACCGGGAAGACGACCGCCGTCCAGAAGCTGTTCGGGGAGCTTCGCGCCCAGACGGAGGTCAGAACGGTCCACGTCAACTGCCAGGTCGACTCGACCAGGTATGCAGTGTTCTCCCGGCTGTTCGAGGCGATCTTCGACTACGAGCCGCCCTCCTCGGGTGTCTCCTTCAAGAAGCTGTTCCGCCAGGTCGCAGAGCAGCTCGTCGAGGAGGACGACGTCCTCGTCGTCGCGCTCGACGACGTGAACTACCTCTTTTATGAAAACGAGGCGTCCGACACGCTTTATTCGCTGTTGCGCGCCCACGAGGCCCACTCCGGCGCGAAGATCGGCGTGATCTTGATCTCCTCGGATCTGGATCTGGACGTCGTCGACTCGCTCGACTCCCGGGTCCAGAGCGTCTTCCGCCCCGAGGAGGTGTACTTCCCGGTGTACGACGTCGACGAGATCTACGACATCCTCCACGAGCGGGCAAAGCGGGGGTTCCACGACGGGGTCGCCGGTCGGCCGGAACTGGAGCGGGTCGCCGAGCTGACCGCCGAAAGCGGCGATCTCCGGGTGGGGATCGATCTGCTCAAACGCGCGGGGCTCAACGCGGAGATGCGCGCCTCCCGAACCGTCTCGACGGAGGACATCGAGGAGGCGTACGACAAATCGAAGTACGTGCACCTCTCGCGGTCGCTCCGCGGGTTGACCGACTCCGAGCGGACGCTTCTGGCCGTGGTCGCCGACCACGACGGCGAACAGGCGGGCGAGGTGTACGAGGCGTTCCACGAACGGACCGACCTCGGCTACACGCGGTATTCGGAGATCGTGAACAAGCTCGACCGACTCAACCTCATCGAGGCAGAGTACACGGATGTCGACGGGCGGGGTCGGTCGCGTTCGCTGGAACTCCAGTACGACGCCGACGCCGTGCTGGACCGGCTCGAAGACGTCTAA
- a CDS encoding cation:proton antiporter, whose amino-acid sequence MVAEAIEPGLLTDFGYIIVAAAVVGFLAARTGQPTIIAYILTGLLLGPAVFGLVSPSVLTETMAELGLAFLLFLLGIKMRIDEIRHVLAPIVKISIPQMALVALVGFGTALLLGFSQWESVIIGLAVMYSSTAVIIKMLTDKGTATTLHGKIDIGVLLVQDIVVVILLAILAAGQPDSAVDVLTTLGIVLALVVAIGVVAMVASRYVLPPIFRRIADDTQVFFLIAISWVFLFLFVSQELDLSIEMGAFLAGIAIAQMPYSKELQAKVAPLTDLFILVFFVSVSLELEAADLFTFWQEAVIAALVLIPAKFVVFFYLIDWQGFDIETTFLGSVNMMQVSEFGLIVGAVAVTGGFIDEGILGFLTLVALLTMSLSVYFIKYNASLFERVRPALDRWAGDDEGRPELDEYHDHVVVVGFDEIARRAMLLLDDRYEQIVVIDRNVSEIDAIEAAGYDAIFGDAKYEKIRKEARVKYADFVFSSSVQTDVNELLLEDAGADTTVFVEAEWPQNAIELYDQGADFVAVTPQLSAEQLQQYLVTYLTNPSEFEDTLRADLEILRSEELFPQTCATWRSSDD is encoded by the coding sequence ATGGTAGCAGAAGCGATCGAACCCGGGTTACTCACGGATTTCGGGTATATAATCGTCGCCGCAGCTGTCGTGGGGTTTCTCGCGGCCCGCACTGGACAGCCGACGATCATCGCCTACATTCTGACGGGGCTGCTGCTCGGGCCGGCGGTTTTCGGGCTCGTCTCGCCCAGTGTCCTGACCGAGACGATGGCCGAACTCGGGCTGGCGTTTCTCCTGTTTCTCCTCGGGATCAAGATGCGCATCGACGAGATCAGACACGTCCTCGCGCCGATCGTCAAGATCTCGATCCCGCAAATGGCGCTCGTGGCCCTCGTGGGCTTCGGGACCGCCCTCCTTCTCGGGTTCAGTCAGTGGGAGTCCGTCATCATCGGACTGGCAGTGATGTACAGCTCCACCGCTGTCATCATCAAGATGCTGACCGACAAGGGGACTGCAACCACGTTGCACGGCAAGATCGACATCGGTGTCCTGCTGGTTCAAGACATCGTCGTCGTGATCCTGCTCGCCATCCTGGCGGCGGGCCAGCCCGACAGCGCGGTCGACGTGTTGACGACGCTGGGGATCGTTCTCGCCCTCGTCGTGGCGATCGGCGTCGTCGCGATGGTGGCATCGAGATACGTCCTCCCGCCGATATTCCGGCGGATCGCCGACGACACACAGGTGTTTTTCCTCATTGCGATTTCCTGGGTATTCCTGTTTTTGTTCGTCTCCCAGGAACTCGACCTCTCGATCGAAATGGGGGCGTTCCTGGCAGGGATCGCAATCGCACAGATGCCGTACAGCAAGGAACTGCAAGCAAAGGTCGCCCCGCTTACGGACCTGTTCATCCTGGTGTTCTTCGTCTCCGTGAGCCTAGAGCTGGAGGCCGCGGATCTGTTCACGTTCTGGCAAGAGGCCGTCATCGCAGCGCTGGTTCTCATACCCGCGAAGTTCGTCGTGTTCTTCTACCTGATCGACTGGCAGGGGTTCGACATCGAGACGACGTTCCTCGGCAGCGTCAACATGATGCAGGTGAGCGAGTTCGGGCTGATCGTCGGCGCGGTTGCCGTCACTGGTGGATTCATCGACGAGGGGATCCTCGGCTTTCTCACCCTCGTTGCCCTGTTGACGATGAGTCTCTCGGTGTACTTCATCAAGTACAACGCTTCACTGTTCGAGCGTGTCAGGCCGGCCCTCGATCGGTGGGCCGGCGACGACGAAGGACGCCCAGAACTGGACGAGTATCACGACCACGTGGTGGTCGTCGGGTTCGACGAGATCGCCCGACGGGCGATGCTCCTGCTCGACGACCGCTACGAGCAGATCGTCGTAATCGACAGAAACGTTTCAGAGATCGACGCGATCGAGGCGGCGGGATACGACGCCATCTTCGGGGACGCGAAGTACGAAAAGATCCGCAAGGAAGCGAGGGTGAAGTACGCAGACTTCGTGTTCTCCTCGTCGGTCCAGACCGACGTTAACGAACTCCTCCTCGAGGACGCCGGGGCGGACACCACCGTCTTCGTCGAGGCCGAATGGCCACAAAATGCGATCGAGCTCTACGACCAGGGTGCCGATTTCGTCGCCGTCACGCCGCAGCTGTCCGCCGAGCAACTGCAACAGTATCTGGTAACGTACCTGACGAACCCGTCGGAGTTCGAGGACACGCTGCGTGCGGATCTGGAGATCCTGCGGTCGGAGGAACTGTTCCCACAGACCTGCGCCACCTGGAGGAGTTCCGATGACTGA